In one Pseudarthrobacter oxydans genomic region, the following are encoded:
- the rpsJ gene encoding 30S ribosomal protein S10 — protein sequence MAGQKIRIRLKSYDHEVIDVSARKIVETVTRAGATVVGPVPLPTEKNVYCVIRSPHKYKDSREHFEMRTHKRLIDIIDPTPKAVDSLMRLDLPADVNIEIKL from the coding sequence ATGGCGGGACAAAAAATCCGCATCCGGCTGAAGTCATACGACCACGAGGTCATTGACGTTTCAGCACGGAAGATCGTTGAGACGGTCACGCGCGCAGGCGCAACGGTAGTGGGCCCCGTGCCGCTGCCTACGGAGAAGAACGTTTACTGCGTGATCCGCTCTCCGCACAAGTACAAGGACAGCCGCGAGCACTTCGAAATGCGCACGCACAAGCGTCTTATCGACATCATCGATCCCACGCCGAAGGCTGTTGACTCGCTCATGCGTCTCGACCTGCCGGCTGACGTGAACATCGAAATCAAGCTGTAG
- a CDS encoding GH1 family beta-glucosidase, producing the protein MTLESTDSATELASRMPASFTLGVAAAAFQIEGALADGGRGPSGWDAFAEKPGAIVDGHSPAVACDHYNRLPEDVALLKDLGVDSYRFSLSWPRIQPEGRGGFNKEGLDFYDRLLDQLLAAGVSPMATLYHWDTPLPLEHRGGWMNRETAERFGEYASAAGERFGDRVAQWVTLNEPVSVTLNGYALGVHAPGHALMFDALPSIHHQLLAHGLGAQALRAAGVTGGIGVTNLHAPVRPASGKIGDRLVAHLYDLLMNRIYADPVLLGRYPKLPLYAKPWLRSIGRISDADLRTIHQPLDFYGLNYYFPVKVALGRGAASIPADVHKAVARLPFHEVGYPEYDSTGFGWPVAPDHLGVLLKELHDRYGEVLPPVFITEGGASFPEPETVSGTWQDEERVRYLATHLGAALDATAPGGIASGVDLRGYYVWTLMDNFEWAAGYSQRFGLVHVDFDTQARTPKQSFYWYQELSRARKAGKA; encoded by the coding sequence ATGACCCTGGAAAGCACAGACTCGGCGACCGAACTCGCCAGCCGGATGCCGGCGTCGTTCACTTTGGGGGTAGCCGCTGCTGCCTTCCAGATTGAAGGAGCATTGGCCGACGGCGGGCGGGGGCCCTCCGGCTGGGATGCCTTCGCCGAGAAGCCGGGCGCCATCGTGGACGGCCACTCCCCCGCCGTGGCGTGCGACCACTACAACAGGCTGCCAGAGGACGTGGCCCTGCTGAAGGACCTTGGGGTGGACTCCTACCGCTTCTCACTGTCCTGGCCGCGGATCCAACCCGAAGGGCGCGGCGGTTTCAACAAAGAAGGACTGGACTTCTACGACCGGCTCCTGGACCAGCTGCTTGCGGCCGGGGTCAGCCCGATGGCTACGCTCTACCACTGGGATACCCCGCTGCCGCTGGAACACCGCGGCGGCTGGATGAACCGGGAGACAGCCGAGCGCTTCGGCGAATATGCCAGTGCCGCGGGCGAACGCTTCGGGGACCGTGTGGCGCAGTGGGTCACCTTGAACGAACCCGTCTCGGTGACCCTGAACGGCTATGCCCTGGGCGTGCATGCCCCCGGCCATGCGCTCATGTTCGACGCACTCCCGTCCATTCACCACCAACTGCTGGCCCACGGCCTTGGTGCGCAGGCACTGCGGGCAGCCGGCGTAACCGGAGGCATCGGGGTGACCAACCTGCACGCGCCCGTGCGGCCCGCCAGCGGCAAGATAGGTGACCGGCTCGTAGCCCACCTCTATGACCTGCTGATGAACCGGATCTACGCAGATCCCGTGCTGCTGGGCCGCTACCCGAAGCTTCCCCTGTATGCCAAGCCATGGCTGCGCTCCATCGGCAGGATCTCCGACGCCGATCTGCGGACCATCCACCAGCCACTGGACTTCTACGGCCTGAATTACTACTTCCCCGTGAAGGTGGCCCTGGGACGCGGCGCAGCATCAATCCCGGCAGATGTCCACAAAGCGGTGGCGCGACTGCCCTTCCACGAGGTGGGCTACCCGGAATACGACAGCACCGGGTTTGGTTGGCCTGTGGCCCCGGATCATCTGGGTGTCCTGCTGAAAGAGCTCCACGACCGGTACGGCGAAGTACTGCCGCCGGTGTTCATCACCGAGGGCGGCGCCAGCTTCCCTGAGCCCGAGACCGTGTCCGGAACATGGCAGGACGAGGAGCGGGTGCGCTACCTGGCCACGCACCTTGGGGCAGCCCTTGATGCCACCGCTCCGGGCGGGATCGCTTCCGGCGTGGACCTCCGGGGCTACTACGTGTGGACCCTCATGGACAACTTCGAGTGGGCGGCCGGATATTCACAACGCTTCGGACTGGTCCATGTGGACTTTGACACCCAGGCGCGCACCCCGAAACAGTCCTTCTACTGGTACCAGGAACTCAGCCGCGCAAGGAAAGCGGGCAAGGCCTAG